In the genome of Acidobacteriota bacterium, the window CGGCCCTTGATGAACATCCACCGCATGCCGCGGCGTTCCAGGGTGGTCTTGCCCACGGGCGACGGCACCGAGTCGGTGATCCCGGCCGGCTCAACCTCTTCCACCTGGGTAATCGGCAGCCACAGTTCGGGTGTCAGCAGCGGCACGACCCCAGTGAACGAGGCCGGCGCGACCCCGGCAATGGTGTACGGCTGGCCGCGCAGCGTGAGCGACTTGCCGTCGATCGCCGGGTCGGCGCCGAACTCGCGCTGCCACATGCGATGCGAGATCACCACGACCCTGGCGGCAGACGGCTCATCATCCGTCGGCACGAGCATTCGTCCCAGGAGCGGCTGCACGCCGAGCATCGAGAAGTGGTTCGAGGTGACCAGCTGCCCCAGCGCAATGCGCGACCGATCCCCCAGGCTGAGCGGCGCCATCATCGGGCTGTAGCCCAGGACGTCGCTGAACACCGTGTTCTGGGCCTTCAGGTCCTGGAAGTCGGCATAAGACGAGGTCGCGTATTCATCACCGTCGCCGCCGGCCGTGAACACGTCCACGAGCGTGCTGGGTGCGGTGACGGGCAAGGGTCGGAACAGCAGTGAGTCCACCAGGGAAAACATCGCCGTGTTGACGCCGACGCCCAGGCCGAGCGACAGGATGGCGACGGCAGAGAACCCGGGGCTGCGGGCCATCCAACGCAGGGCGTAGCGAATGTCTTTGAGCAGGGTGTCCACGTCCCCTTAGACGAGGCTGGCGAAGCGAAGTTCAGGAGTGCCAGAAGGCCGGGACTTTAGTCCCGGCCAGGCCCGTTCAGGTCTTTCGATACCGGCGGCCGGCGGCCCGCGAAACCGCCTTGACGATGCCTTTCGGGACCACCCCCATCAGCCAGAGCAGGAGCCTGTAAGCCCGCCCGTTGACGACCACCGCGTCGCCGCGCATGACCGCCTCGTAGCCTTCGCGGGCCACGTCGGCGGCGTTCAACCACAGCATGGCCGGCACGCTATTCATCTGCTGGCGCGTGCCGGTGACGTCGTGAAACTCACTGTAGGTAAAGCCCGGGCAGACGGCGGTGACGTGCACACCCTTGTGGGCATTTTCGGCGGCGAGCGCCTCCGAGAACCGGATCACGAACGCCTTCGACGCGCCGTACAGGGTGTGGCCGGCCGGCGCCGGCACCATGCCGGCCACCGACGCGATGTTGATCACGCGGCCCCAGCCCCGCTCCAGCATGCCGGGCAGCAGCAGATAGGTGAGGTCGCACATCGCGGTCATCATGATCTGGATGAACCGTTGATGTTCGGGCCAGGCCACGCTGACGTAGCTGCCGGGCACGCCGTAGCCGGCGTTGTTGACGAGCACATCGATGCGCAACCCCTGGGCGCGCACCACCCCGGCAATGCGCGCCGGCGCGCCGGGGTCGGCCAGGTCGGCCACGATGACATGGGTGGCAACGCCGTGAGCGGCGTGCAGTTGTTCAGCCAGTTCATCCAGTCGATCCCGCCGGCGGGCCGTCACGACCAGGCTGTAGCCGCGCGCCGCCAGCAACTCGGCGAACGCCTTGCCAATACCTGACGAGGCGCCCGTCACCAGGGCGGTCTTGCCCTCGCCTTCTCGCATGACACAGTGTAGCCTCCGCTGGCGCGGTGTCGCATCCGGCTTTAGCCGGATATCAGAGAAGAGCGGGCATGGTCCGCCTAAAGGCGGACGCCACATCATGAAGAGTATGATGGGGCGTCCCTGCCGGAGGAACCCTTATGCGTTCATCACGTGTCCTGCTCGCCATCGTCGCCGCCGTCGCCCTTACTGGTTGCATCAACAGCACGACGTTGATCAAGGTCAATGCCGACGGGAGTGGCACCGTGGAGCAAACCACGCTGATGAACATGGCGGCGATCAAGAGCATGATGCCCGGCGCCGAGAAGCAAATGGGCGGCGCCGTGGTCAACAAGGCCGACCTCGAACGCACGGCGGCGCGCATGGGCAAGGGCGTGCGGCTGGTGTCGGCCGACCCGGCCAAGGGCGCCAACGGCTGGGAGGGCTCGAAGGCGATCTTCGGGTTCGACGACATCAACCAGGTGCAGGTGAGCACCGGGCCCAGCATGAGCGGGGGGACCAGCGACCGCATGGGCTCGGAACCCACCAGCCAGGATCCCGTGCGGTTTACGCTGACCCGCGCCGGCGGCACGTCAACGCTGACCATCGCGTTCGTCGACAAGCCGGCGGGCGACAAACCCGACAGCAGCGCCAACCCCATGGGCGACATGGATCTCACGAACCCGATGATGATGGGCATGCTCAAGAGCATGTTCGGCGGTTTCAAGCTCAACATCGATCTCGAGGTGGCCGGCGCGATCGTCAAGACCAACGCCGAGTACGTCACCGGCTCGCGCCTGACGCTGCTTGAAATGGACATGGACTCGCTGCTCGCAGACGAGGCGAAGCTCAAGGCCCTGCAAGGTCAGATCGGATCCGAGCCGTCGCTCTCGGCGATCAAGCCGTTCCTGAAGGACATCAAGGGCATCAAGATCGACGGCCCGACGATCAACGTGATGTTCAGGTAAGAGATAGGGTGCCTAAGGTGCCTAGGGCCTAAGCGAACGGGAATTCGGCTACGCAAAGCACAGCAAGCGGCCCGCGGTCGAGCCGATGACCAGGCGGCCCGAGGCGAGCGCCGGGGACGCGCTGAGGGCGGCGCCTTCATCGTGTTGCCACACCACCTTGCCGCTGGCGAGATCGAACGCATACAGGCGGCCGTCGTTCGAGCCCACGTAGACGCGGCCACCGGCAATCGCCGGCGACGAGTCAATGCGGGCACGGGTCATGTGCGTCCAGCGCGCCTGGCCGGTCTTCGCGTCGAGGGCGTGGACCATGCGGTCGCGGCCGCCGATGACGACCGTGCCATCCACCACCGCGGCCGACGAGTAGAACGGGAACTTGCGGTCGGGATGCTCGTAGCGCCACAGCACCTTGCGCGAGGCCAGGTCGAGCGCGAGCACCTGGTTGTCGAACGTCCCGAAATACGCAACGCCGTTGACCATGGCGACTGACGCGCCGGTATACGCCGTGGCCGAGGTATTCAGCCGCTCCTTGCCGGTCTTCACGTCCACCGCGTGGAAAATCTCGTCGCAGCCGGCAAAGTGCGCGACGCCGTTGACGATGCACGGCGTGCCGTGGACGTAGTTCTCGGTGCCGTACACCCACACCTGCTTGCCGGTCGCGGCGTTCAGGCCGTAGAGCTTGCCGTCGTACGATCCCATCAACAGCAGATCGCCCACCACGACCGGCGATGACTTGATCTCGGACTGCGTCTTGAAGGTCCACGCCGGCTTGCCGTCGGCGATGTTCACGGCGTGCACCACGCCGATCAGGTCGCCGATGTAGACGCGGCCGTTGGCGACCGTCGGCGACGATTCGCCAATGGCTTCGCCGGCCTTGTACCGCCAGCGCAGCTTGCCGTCAGCCAGCCCCACCGCGATGAGCTCGCCGGTCGCGGTGCCGACGTAGACCACGCCGTCGACAATCGCCGCCGACGAATCAAACGCCTCGCCGCCCTCCCACGCCCACGCCAGCTTCGGCGCCGGCGCGATGGTGGTGGCCGAGATACCGGTCAGCGTTGGGGAGCCGCGAAACTGGACCCAGCGATCCGCAGGGGCACTGGCGGGCGCCTGCATCGCCTGCGCCAATAATCGCGGCGCCGTTGCCAGCGCCGCGCACGACAGCAGGAACTCTCGACGTCTCATCGCACCGTAGGCACGTTAGGCACCCTATTTCTTCAGCTGCGCGCCTTCAGACAGCGCGTAGAGCTGGTTGCGGTTCATGATGAACAGGGCGCCGTTGGCCGGCACCGCGGTCGCATAGACGGAACTGCCCATGTTCATCTCCGACACCAGCTTGAACGTCTTGCTGTGCTCCATGACCGCGACGTCGCCGTCCTCGTCACCCAGGTAGACCTTGTCGCCGATGATCATCGGCGAGCCCCAGATGGCCGCGAACATGTCGTGGGTCCAGTACGGCTTGCCGGTCTTCAGATCGAGGCAGTGCAGGAAGCCGCTGAAGTCGGCCAGGTAGATCAGGCCGTCCTTGATCGCGGCGGTCGAAATCGACCGGCGAATCTTGTCGAAGTGCCAAATCACGCCGGCGGTGGTGATGTCGCCGCGCTTGGTGCCGTCAATGGCATAGGCATGGCCGATGCCTTCGCCGTGCTCCGGGTCCTGTCCGTTCGAGATGTAGACCACGTTGTCGAAGATGACCGGGGTGCTGATGACTTCGTTGCGGGTCTTCGGCCACACCGAGTCCTTCGGATTGGTGTCGAACTCCCATAACTTCTTGCCGCTCTGCGCCTCGTAACCGCGCACCCAGCCGTCGCCCTGCGCATGCACGACCTGGCGCACGCCGCCGATGTCGCCGACCGCGGGCGTCGACCACTGGCCATGCAGCACGTTCTCGCCGACCGAGTTGTCTTCCCACACCAGCTTGCCGGTCGTGCGGTCAAGCGCGATGATCGACGGCGCCTTGGGCGAGGGCACGTTGACGTGGCTTTCGTCCTGGCCGTTGCCGGTGCTGCAGTACAGCAGGTTGTGGTCGTGGACCGGAGAGCAGTTCGCCAGGTTGTGAGGAAACGCGCCGACCTCCTCCATCATGTCGAATATCCACAGGATGTCGGGGTCGTGCTTGCCGGTGAGCTTCTCTTCCTTGTAGGGGCCGTCGTTCTCGTTGTCGTGGAAGCCCTGCAGATCAGCGGCGACAATCTGGCCACGGTTCGACGTGAAATACGCCACGCCGTCGATGATCAGCGGCGAGCTGGCAATCCCCTGGAACGGCCAGTCGTTGGCACGGCCGGCCGCCAGCTTCTCGAAAGTCGCCTGCCACATGAACTCGCCGGTGGTTTCGCGAAACGCCATCAGGACGCCGCGGTCGCCGCCCTGCTTGGGATCGCGCAGCGCTTCATTGTTGGTGCCAACCAGCACGACGCCGCCGCCCACGGTAGGGTTGCCGTACGACTGCGAGCCGAGTTCGGCCACCCACTTCACGTTCTTGCCGGTCTTGACGTCCCAGGTCGTGGGCAGGCCGGTCATGGGCGACATCATGTTGCGGCTGGGCGTGCCGCCCCACATCGGCCAATCGGTGGCCGACACGCCGACGGTGGTGGCCGCAAGAAAGACGACGATGGCTGACGTACGTTTCATCATTGGCTCTTGTAAACCTTCACGTTGTCGAAATAGACATCCGAGATGCCGTCGGCGTAAATGCCGGGGCTTCCGGCCCGATGCGGAATCTGGTCGATCTTCTCAATCGTCCACGCCGCCGGCTCGGCGTCGGCTGCCGGCCACACCTTGCCGCGCACGCGGGCCGTGCCGTCGGGGAGGTGATCGACGCGCAGCTTCATGCGGTACCACTTGTCGGCGTCCCACGCGAACGGTACCCGCACGGTCATTTCGTCGGCCGCCTGCCATGGGTGGAGTTCCAGCTTCTGGCCGTTGCCGAACAGCACCAGTCCGTAGTGCTCGTTGAACAGCCCGAGGTCGCCGCGCTGGCGGCGCTGTTCGCGCGTCTGCACGTCGGCCTCGACGGTGTAGCCGGCCAGGTTCGGCTGGCCAAAATAGACCTTGGCGCGGCGGCCGACGGTCTCGTCGCGCGGACGCATCAGCACCTTGCCGACGCCCTCAACCGTGCGCTGGAACACCTTGCCGGGCGCACCCACCCACCACGCGGGCGGCGCTTCGGCGGTCGCGTCCTCGAAGTCCCAGCTCCACGGCATCGGTTCGATCACGCGCACGCGCGCCGTGCCGCTGATGCCGCCGACCGTGGCCTTGACCACACCGGCCGTCGAACCGGTCTTGGCCGCCGTATAAGTGCCCTTCGCGTCGACCGCCCCCGTCAGCTGCTCGACGCTCCACTCGGCCGCCGGCTCCTCGCGAATGAAGTTGCCCTTGGCGTCGAACAGCCGCGCCGTGAGCGTGGCCGTCTGCCCCGGCGACAACAGCGTCTCGTACGGGAACACCTGCACCACCGCGGGGGCGTCCGCCTCCCCTCGCGCAGGCTCTGGCGAGCTACGGCGAGACCCCGCCGTAGCGGCCTCCGGCCGCGAAGGCGGGGCCGCCGGACGAGGCACTCGCTTGCCGATGGCGTACATGGCATCCATCGTCGTCACGTAGATGCGGCCGTCGGCGGCAATCGGCGAGGCAACGATCGGCTCCGGTGTGGTCGCCGTCCCCAGCGCGTCCTCGTCCAGCACCTCGACGCCGGTGGCGCTCGGCCGCAGGATGTAGAACTTGCCGTTCTCGGTGCCGACATACAACTTGCCGTCGGCCAGCAGCGGCGACCCCTTCTGCAGCGTGCCGAGCGACTTCTCCCACAGCTTCGCGCCGGTCTTGAGGTCGAACGCGCCGACGATGGCGCTGTTGTCGACCGTGTAGAGACGCTCGGCATCGAACACCGGGGAGGCAAAGCTTGGGAGGAAGCCGCGCGTCCGCCACTTGTACACGTCTGGCGTCAGCACGCCGGTCTTGGTCGCGTCGATCGCGGCAATCATCCCCATCTCGGTGGTGTCGAGGTTTTCTTCACCATGGGTGAGGTAGACGACGTTGTCGCGGAACAACGGGCTATTCAGGATCGCCCGCTTGCTGACATCGAGCGACCAGATCCGCTCGCCGGTGTTCAGCTTGAGCGCGTGGTAGCCGCCGTCGGTGCCGCCGACGATCAGCGCGCGCGTGCCGTCAATGGTGTGGACAATCGGCGTCGAGTAGTTGGTGTCGTAGTGGCGCTGCTGCGGCGAGGCAATCCACACCGTTTGTCCGGTCTTCTTGTCGAACGCAAAGAACCGGTTGCCGGTGCGACTGAGGTCGCCCCAGGCCATTACCAGCGCGTTCAGGATCACCTTGTCGCCTTCGACGATCGGCGACACCGTCCGGCCGCCGTGCGTCGTGACGGCGCCGTACTCGTCCGGCAGTGAGCGATCCCACAGGATCTTGCCGTCGGGCGCGAGGCAGACGAGCTGGGCCGACACCGTGAACAGGTAGATGTTGCCGGTTTCCGGGTCCACCGCCGGCGACGCCCACGACGAGCGGTGTTGCGGCACGTCGCTCAAGTACTGGCTGAAGCGCCGTTCCCACACGATCTTGCCGGTCTCGGCGTCGAGCGCCACCAGCCGTTCCTGGGTACTCGCGGGATCGCCGGTCGGCGTATTGAGATAGATCCGGTCCCCGAACACCACCGGCGCCGAGCGGCTGCCGATCGGAATGCGCCACGCCAGGTTGTCGCCCGACGGCGACCACTGCGACGGCAGGTTGGTCTCGGTGGAGCGGCCATCGCGCCCAGGCCCGCGCCATTCCGGCCAGTTGGCGGCGCCGGTGACGGCAATGGTCCCGGCCACGAACGCGGCCACCAGGCCGGCCCGGCGCAGGTTGGATGGCATGAATGCGGGATACATGATTGGCTTACGCAATCCTTTCACAGGCCGTTTACGAAACGGCCTCACCTTCGAATGCTATCCGGTTCACATCCCGGCGCGACCTGCCTTTCAGAGCGTGTAAAACTGGGGTGGGCCGAAAAAACCCTTAAGCTGGGTGTAGGATGGACAAATAATACCTTAGTGTCGTATATTGTCATACAGGCTACCGGAGTCAATCGCGCATCCGATACAGAGAGTAAGTCACTATAGTTGCAGTGGTGACCGGTGTCGGTCAGCGGCGGGAGTAACACCGAATGAAAAAGCACATATTCGCGGTCATTTGCGGCGCCGTTGCCATCAGTGCCGTCGCGGCCAGCGCGCAGCAATCTGGTGTCGCGACGCTTGTGCCACGCGGGCAGGCCTTGAAGTTTGCCGAGCCCTGGCGGCCGAACGGCGCCAGCGGGGCCACGCGCGTCATTGGCACCGTGATTGACATCCAGCAAACGCCCGTCGCCGGGGCCAGGCTGCGCTTGCGCAACCTCGCCACCGGCGCCATCGACGACACTGTGGAGTCGAACGCAAACGGCGAGTACGCGTTCGAAATTGACAGCTCCGGCGCCTACGTCGTCGAAATGGTGCTCGTCGACGGCTATATTCTCTCGCTCAGCAACGCCGGCTCGGTGGCGCGCTTCGAGACGCTGCAGACGGTCATTCAATTGCCGGGGCGGTGGGATGCGGGGCGTAACAACATGACGATGCAGCAGGGCTTCGGCGGATTTCTCGGCATGAGCGCCGCGACCAGCATGACCAACGGCACCCTGTCGCTCGCCCTCCAGGAAGGCGTGTCGACCGTGGCTTCCAGAGAACCGGTTTCGCCGTAAGCCGTCGTTGCATCATGTCTGACGAAACAACCACACCTCGACCGACGCCGCCCGAGTTGGGCGACAACTCGTCGGCGGGCCCGGATTCGCACCTCTTCGATCGCCTGTCGGTGCTTTACAAGTACCGGTGGGCCAGCCTTACCGTGTTCGCACTGGTCGTCGGCTGGGTCATGGTCGACAGTTACACGCGCATCCCCGTCTACCGGGCGCTGGCGCGGGTGCTGATCGAGGATCCCAACACCGACATCACGACGCCCTCGGAAATCAGTCGCAATATTTCCCTTGCCGACCCTGAGATCTACGTGCAGACGCAGCTGCGTATCATGCGCGGCCGGGACTTGGCAAGCCGTGTGGCAGTCAAGCTCGACATGCAGCGCGTGCCGGAGTTCAACGGCCAGGGCCCCAAACCGACGCAGTTGGCGGTGGGCATTGCGCTCGTCAAGCATTACGCCGCCTGGCCGTACCGCCTCATCACGTCCAGCTCAATCGGGCCACCGGCGCCACTGGGTGACCTGAACGCCGATGCGTCGAGCTACCCCGACGCGTTGCTCAGCCGACAGAGTGTGGCGCCGGTCCGCGGCAGCCAGTTGGTGGACATCATGTTCGACGCCGCCGACCCGGCCTTCGCGGCGAGCGCCGCCAACGCCTTTGCCGACGAGTTTGTCACCAGCAATCTTGAGTACAAGGTCTCGACGCTCGAGAAGAGCGCGGACTGGCTGACCGGCGAAGTCAGGAAGCAGGCCGAGTTGGTGAAGCAGAGCGAGATGGCCCTCGCGCAGTACAAGGAAACCGAAGACGCCGGGTCGCTCGACAGCAACCAGAACATCATCCTGGCCCGGCTGACGCAGTCGAACGAGGCGGTGACCAGGGCGCGGCTCGAGCGCATCCAGAAGGAGGGCCTGTGGCGGCAACTCCAGGATGCCGGGACCGATGTCGACTCGATTTCGTCGGTGCTGAACAACACCTACATTCAGAGCCTGCGCGCCTCGGTCAACACGCTGCAACAGGATCGCTCGCGCGCGGCCGAACGCTACGGCGAGAAGCATCCGGACTACCAGAAGGCGGTCACTGCCCTGGCCAACGCCGAACGGACGCTGGACGGCGAAATTCGCAAGGCGGTCCAGAACGCCAAGAACGAGTTCGACGCGGCGGTGACGCAGGAGCGCGAACTGCAGCGGCAGCTGAACGAGTCGAAGGTCGCGGCGACCGAGCTCGGCCGCAAGGGCGTCAACTACGCGGTGCTGTCGCGTGAGGCGGAGTCGAACCGCACGGTCTACAACCAGCTGCTGACGCGCGAAAAGGAATTGCGGGTCGTCGCCAACAGCCGGACCAACAACGTGCGCGTGGTTGACCGCGCCGAGATTCCGGCCGTGCCGTTCGCGCCGAACCACCGCCGCGACTGGCTCTACGCGATCGCGCTCGGCCTCGCCTTAGGGCTGGGCATTGCTTTCGGCATCGACTACCTGGACGACACCGTCAAGACGCCCGACGACATCACCCGTCGCCTGCGGCTCAAGTTCCTCGGCCTGGTGCCGATCGTCGCGGGCGAGCGTCACCCGCTAATCTCGGGCCCGGTGCCGCACGACTTCGGCGAAGCCTACCGCGCCATTCGCACGTCACTGACGGCGCAGTTCACGCACGACGGTCCGCGCGTGGTCGCGGTCGCCAGTTCGCAGCCGCTCGAGGGCAAGACGACGACCGCGGTGAACATCGCCATGGCGCTGGCGGTCGGCGGCGCCCGCGTGCTGCTGATCGATGCCGACATGCGACGGCCCAGCGTCCACAAGGCGCTGCGCATGACCAACGATCGCGGTCTGTCGCAGTTGCTGGCCGGACAGGCCCGCATGCGCGAAGTCGTCCAGCGCACCCACGACCCGAACCTGCTGACCATCACCGCCGGGCGCACGCCCGCCAACCCGTCGGAACTACTGGCGTCGGACCGCATGCGCGCCTTGCTCACCGGTCTCGAAACCGGCCCATTCGACTGGATCGTCATCGATACGCCGCCGGTACTGGCGGTCACCGATGCCGTCATCCTTGCCCCGCTCGTCGGCGCCATGGTCTTCGTGATCGGCGCGGAAATGACGCGCTGGCGACTGGCCGAACGCGCGGTCGAGACCCTGCTCGGCAGCAATCCGCGCCAGGTGCTCGCGGTGCTGAACAAGGTCAACTTCGGACGCAACAAGTACTACTACTCGCGCTACTACGGCCACCAGTACAAGAACTATTACGCAGAATCGCCGGCGGCCTGATCCGTGCAGCGCGCGCTGCTCGTCCTGCTGGTCGCCGCCTCCTACCTGCTGTTTGCCGGCGCGCCGTCGTGGACGACGGCGCCGCTGCTCGGCCTGGCGGTGCTGGCGGCGGCGGTCGCTCCGCGCCGCACCCTGAACTTCCCGCCCGAATGGCGGGCGCTTGACCTCGCGCTGGTCGCCATCGTCGCGGCCATCCTGCTGCAGACCGTGCCGCTGCCGCCGGCGCTCGTCACCACCCTGTCGCCCGAAGCCGGCCGCGTGCGCGCGGCGCTGACGTTTGCGACCTTGGAGACCACCGGGTGGGCGGCGTTGTCGATCGATCCAGGAGCCACGCGCCACAGTGCCGCCACGGTGACACTGGGCATCCTCACCTTCTGGGTCGCGCGCGCGCTGTTCGGGGCCGGCGGCAACACTCGTTCGTTCTGCCGCATGCTGGCCGTGCTCGGCGCGGTGGTCGCGATCGCCGCCGTCGTGCAGAAGGCGATCGCGCCGCGTTTGCTGTTGTTCGTGATGACGCCGGAAGCGCGCAGCGCAAGCCCGTTCGGCGCCTTCACCAATCGCAATCACTTCGCGGCCTGGCTGCTCCTGGTCACGGCGCCGGTCTTCGGTTACCTGATCGCCCGCCTGCGAACCCACCCGACCTATCGGGCCCGCCACTGGCGGGAGGCACTCAGGCGATTCCTCGGTTCCGGCATCGTGCTGACCGCGGTCTCCGTGTTGACTACCGTGTTGGTGATGTTGGCGACACTCTCGCGATCGGCGGTGGCCGGCCTCGGTGCGGCCGCGCTCTGCGGCTGGTGGCTCGGACGGCCCCGGATGGGCATGGAACGGACCAGCCTGCCGACGATACTCGCCGGGGTTGGCGTCGTGCTGGTGGCGACGATGGCCTTCGTGGACATCGATGGTTGGGCCGTGCGCCTGCAACAGACGTGGAGTCGCGAGCCGCTGGCGTTCAGCCGCGTGACCATCTGGCGCGAGAGCCTGCCGATGGTGCGCGACTTCTGGCTGACCGGCACCGGGGCCGGAACCTTCTCCGACGCCATGTCTCAGTACCAGCAGACCCAGATGTGGGTGGGCTCGATGGGACGCTGGGCGCACTTCAACAACGCTCACTCCACCTACATCCAGGTCGCAAGCGAGGGTGGGCTGCTCTTGGCCGTCCCTGCGCTGACGGCGCTGGGGCTGTTCGCGATGCTGGGCTACCGCGCGGTTCGATCCGATAAGGGAGAGATGTTCTGGATGCGCCTGGGCGCTGCCGCTGGGCTGGTCGGGCTGGCCGTGCAGGGCGTGTGGGAGGTGCCGCTGACCATGCCGGCCAATGCCGTGCTGTGCGGAGTGGTGGCCGGGCTGCTGGTATTCCGGCGCGACAGTTCGCAGCCCGCCGGCACGGCCGACGGCCCGAGGCCGGCAAGGTTGTCCGCCTCATGATTATCGTCGGGCTGAACGCCTATCACGGCGATGTCGCCGTGGCCGTGCTGCGCGACGGCGAACTGGTAGCCGCGCTCGAGGAAGAGCGTTTCTGCCGGATCAAGCACGTCGCCGGCTTTCCGTCCCGCGCGATTGCGCGGGGCCTGGCCATGGCCGGTGCGCGGCCGGACGAAGTCGATGTGTGGGCGGTCGCCCGCGGCCGGCGGGTGCACCTGGCGCGAAAGGCGTGGTTCGCCCTGACCCATCGCCCCGGCAAGGCGCTGCTCGAACAGTACCGCAACACCGCCGGCAAGAACACGGCGATTGCCGACGTCATCGCCGACACGTTCGGTTTGGATCGGGCGGCGGTCAACGCCCGCACGCGATACATCGAGCATCACCCGGCCCACCTCGCCAGCGCGTACCGCACGAGCGGCCTGGACGAAGCTGCGTGCTGCGCCATCGATGGGTTCGGCGACTTCGTGAGCGTCTCGACGGCGCATGGCCGCGGCGGCCGCCTCGACGTGCTCGACCGCGTGTACTTTCCGCACTCGCTGGGCCTGGTCTATCTCGCCATCACCCAGTACCTCGGCTTCAAGAAGTACGGCGATGAATACAAGGTGATGGGCCTGGCGCCGTACGGGACGCCGCGCCACGCCGAGGCGATTCACCAACTGCTGCGACTCGGGCCCGGCGGCGGCTTTCGCCTGAACCTCGAGTATTTCCGGCACTGGACCGGCGAAGCCACCATGACCTGGAACGCCGGTGAGCCCAACGTCCCGGATGTCTTCACCGACCGACTGATCGACCTGCTGGGTCCCAGCCGCAGACCCGACGAGCCGGTGACGAGCGCCCATGAAGACCTCGCGGCATCGGTGCAACGGGTGTTCGAAGACGCCGCCTTCCACGTGCTGCGCGGCGTGCACCAGAGGATCCCGGTCGATCACCTCTGCCTCGCCGGCGGTTGTGCCATGAACAGCGTGGCCAACGGCAAGATTCGCCAGAACACGCCGTTTCGCCACGTGTTCATCCAGCCCGCGGCCGGCGATAACGGCACCGCCCTTGGCGCGGCGCTCGAGGCGTGGCATCAAAGCGGCGTACGGGCACTCGGACCGCGTA includes:
- a CDS encoding SDR family oxidoreductase, with the translated sequence MREGEGKTALVTGASSGIGKAFAELLAARGYSLVVTARRRDRLDELAEQLHAAHGVATHVIVADLADPGAPARIAGVVRAQGLRIDVLVNNAGYGVPGSYVSVAWPEHQRFIQIMMTAMCDLTYLLLPGMLERGWGRVINIASVAGMVPAPAGHTLYGASKAFVIRFSEALAAENAHKGVHVTAVCPGFTYSEFHDVTGTRQQMNSVPAMLWLNAADVAREGYEAVMRGDAVVVNGRAYRLLLWLMGVVPKGIVKAVSRAAGRRYRKT
- a CDS encoding PQQ-binding-like beta-propeller repeat protein, giving the protein MRRREFLLSCAALATAPRLLAQAMQAPASAPADRWVQFRGSPTLTGISATTIAPAPKLAWAWEGGEAFDSSAAIVDGVVYVGTATGELIAVGLADGKLRWRYKAGEAIGESSPTVANGRVYIGDLIGVVHAVNIADGKPAWTFKTQSEIKSSPVVVGDLLLMGSYDGKLYGLNAATGKQVWVYGTENYVHGTPCIVNGVAHFAGCDEIFHAVDVKTGKERLNTSATAYTGASVAMVNGVAYFGTFDNQVLALDLASRKVLWRYEHPDRKFPFYSSAAVVDGTVVIGGRDRMVHALDAKTGQARWTHMTRARIDSSPAIAGGRVYVGSNDGRLYAFDLASGKVVWQHDEGAALSASPALASGRLVIGSTAGRLLCFA
- a CDS encoding PQQ-binding-like beta-propeller repeat protein yields the protein MMKRTSAIVVFLAATTVGVSATDWPMWGGTPSRNMMSPMTGLPTTWDVKTGKNVKWVAELGSQSYGNPTVGGGVVLVGTNNEALRDPKQGGDRGVLMAFRETTGEFMWQATFEKLAAGRANDWPFQGIASSPLIIDGVAYFTSNRGQIVAADLQGFHDNENDGPYKEEKLTGKHDPDILWIFDMMEEVGAFPHNLANCSPVHDHNLLYCSTGNGQDESHVNVPSPKAPSIIALDRTTGKLVWEDNSVGENVLHGQWSTPAVGDIGGVRQVVHAQGDGWVRGYEAQSGKKLWEFDTNPKDSVWPKTRNEVISTPVIFDNVVYISNGQDPEHGEGIGHAYAIDGTKRGDITTAGVIWHFDKIRRSISTAAIKDGLIYLADFSGFLHCLDLKTGKPYWTHDMFAAIWGSPMIIGDKVYLGDEDGDVAVMEHSKTFKLVSEMNMGSSVYATAVPANGALFIMNRNQLYALSEGAQLKK
- a CDS encoding PQQ-binding-like beta-propeller repeat protein, which translates into the protein MYPAFMPSNLRRAGLVAAFVAGTIAVTGAANWPEWRGPGRDGRSTETNLPSQWSPSGDNLAWRIPIGSRSAPVVFGDRIYLNTPTGDPASTQERLVALDAETGKIVWERRFSQYLSDVPQHRSSWASPAVDPETGNIYLFTVSAQLVCLAPDGKILWDRSLPDEYGAVTTHGGRTVSPIVEGDKVILNALVMAWGDLSRTGNRFFAFDKKTGQTVWIASPQQRHYDTNYSTPIVHTIDGTRALIVGGTDGGYHALKLNTGERIWSLDVSKRAILNSPLFRDNVVYLTHGEENLDTTEMGMIAAIDATKTGVLTPDVYKWRTRGFLPSFASPVFDAERLYTVDNSAIVGAFDLKTGAKLWEKSLGTLQKGSPLLADGKLYVGTENGKFYILRPSATGVEVLDEDALGTATTPEPIVASPIAADGRIYVTTMDAMYAIGKRVPRPAAPPSRPEAATAGSRRSSPEPARGEADAPAVVQVFPYETLLSPGQTATLTARLFDAKGNFIREEPAAEWSVEQLTGAVDAKGTYTAAKTGSTAGVVKATVGGISGTARVRVIEPMPWSWDFEDATAEAPPAWWVGAPGKVFQRTVEGVGKVLMRPRDETVGRRAKVYFGQPNLAGYTVEADVQTREQRRQRGDLGLFNEHYGLVLFGNGQKLELHPWQAADEMTVRVPFAWDADKWYRMKLRVDHLPDGTARVRGKVWPAADAEPAAWTIEKIDQIPHRAGSPGIYADGISDVYFDNVKVYKSQ
- a CDS encoding carboxypeptidase-like regulatory domain-containing protein, producing MKKHIFAVICGAVAISAVAASAQQSGVATLVPRGQALKFAEPWRPNGASGATRVIGTVIDIQQTPVAGARLRLRNLATGAIDDTVESNANGEYAFEIDSSGAYVVEMVLVDGYILSLSNAGSVARFETLQTVIQLPGRWDAGRNNMTMQQGFGGFLGMSAATSMTNGTLSLALQEGVSTVASREPVSP